The DNA region GGGCTACTCGATCGAGGAGGTAGATACGCTCTCCGGGCCGCTGATCGGCAATCCCAAGACCGCAACCTTCCGTCTGGCGGATCTGGTCGGGCTGGATGTGCTGGCCCACGTCACATCGAACCTGTACCAGGCGATCCCAGACGACGAGAGCCGCGAGATGTTTCGGCTGCCGGAGGTGCTGAGCAGGCTGCTCGAAGCCAGGGCGCTGGGCAACAAGACCGGCGCGGGCTTCTACAAGCGCGTCAAGGGCGCGAGCGGCAGCGAGTTTCATGCGCTGAATGTCCGGACCGGCGAGTACGAGCCGCCTCAAAAACCACGCTTCGAGCTGGTCGGGCAGGTGCGCAAGATCGAAGACCTGGGCGAGCGGCTGCGGGTGATCTTCGACCTCGGCGCTGGCGATCGGGCGGGCGACTTCATCATCAACACCACGCTGCCGACGCTGGCCTATGCCGCACGGCGCATCCCTGAGATCGCCGATCGCCTGCTCGACATCGACAACGCCATGCGCTGGGGCTTCAACGCCGAGGTAGGTCCGTTCGAGATGTGGGACGCGCTGGGCGTGCGCAAGACCGTCGACCTGATGCGCCAGAAAGACATCGCGGTCGCGCCGTGGGTCGACGAGATGCTGGGCAAGGGTTTCGAGACGTTCTACCAGCGCCAGGATAACCGCGTCGTCGGCGAGTACGATCCGGCCAAGGGGCAGTACGTGCCGATCGAGCGGCCCGTCGCGGCGATCCTGTTGAAGGAGCTGCACGGCACGCGGCACGAGCTGAAGCGCAATGAATCGGCCAGTATGCTTGATCTAGGTGACGGCGTGCTGTGTCTTGAGTTCCACTCCAAGGCCAACTCGCTCGATCCGCAGATCGCCGAGCTGGGCTACACCGCGCTCAAGCTGCTGCAACGCTCCGAGTGGAGCGCGCTGGTGATCGGCAACCAGGGGCAGGACTTCTGCGTCGGCGCGAATCTCGGTTTGTTCATCGGCGCGATCCAGGGCGGCCAGTTCGGCATGATCGACGCGGCGACCAAGCAGCTTCAAGATCTGCTAATGGCCTTCCGCCACGCTCCCAAGCCGGTCGTGACCGCGCCATTCCGCCGCGTGCTCGGCGGCGGCACCGAGGTTTCAATGGCGAGCGGGCGGATTGTGGCCGCAGCCGAAACCTACATGGGCCTGGTCGAGTTCGGCGTAGGGCTCATCCCGGCGGGCGGTGGATGTAAAGAGCTGCTGCGCCGCAATCTAGCGCCGCACGTCGCGTCGGGCGCGGATCTGCTGCCGTATCTGCAAGCGATCTTCGAGACAATCGGCTTTGCCAAGGTCAGCGAGAGCGCCGCGCAGGCGCGCGCGCTCGGCTTCTTGGACGAGGCCGATCCGATCGTGATGAACGATGACTATCTGATCGGCTATGCCAGGCAGGTGGCGCTGGATCTCTCCGAGATCGGCTACACGCCGCCCGCGTCGAACGACACGCCGATCTACGCCCTGGGCCGACGCGGCAAGGCGGCGCTGCTGATGGCGGTCGAGCAACTGCGCTGGGGCGGCTTCATGTCGGAGCACGACGCGCTGATCGCGGGCAAGCTGGCGCATGTGCTGTGCGGCGGCGATCTCTCCGCGCCGCAGTGGGTTTCGGAGCAGTATATTCTGGATCTGGAGCGCGAGGCGTTCCTGTCTTTGATGGGCGAGCCCAAGACGCAGCAGCGCATCGGGCATATGTTGCAGACCGGCAAGCCGTTGCGGAATTAGATAGCGCTGCGGGGGTGTATGATCATACGTCCTCACTGGCCGTAAAAAGGAAGATACACTATGCGTGAAGCAGTTATTGTCAGCGGCGCGCGTACCGCTGTCGGTCGCTCCCACCGTGGCAGCCTGCGGACGGTGCGCCCCGACGATATGGCGGCGGCGGCGATCAAGGCGGCGGTCGAGCGGGCCTCAGGTCTTGATCCGAGCCTGATCGACGACGTGATCATCGGCTGCGCGATGCCGGAGTCCGAGCAGGGCATGAACGTGGCGCGTATCGCCACGCTGCGGGCGGGCCTGCCCAACACCGTACCGGCGCAGACCGTCAATCGCTTCTGCTCGTCGGGCTTGCAGACGGTCGCGCTGGCCGCGCAGCAGATCATGTCGGGCATGGGCGATATTATCGTGGCGGGCGGCACCGAGAGCATGAGCATGGTCGCGATGACCGGCAACTCGTTCGCGCCGAATCCCGCGCTGGTCGAGGTGCATCCTGAGGTCTACATGGGCATGGGCCTGACCGGCGAGAACGTCGCGCGGCAGTACAGCATCAGCCGCGAGGAGCAGGACGAGTTCGCGCTGCGCTCGCATCACAACGCGGGCGCGGCGATCGAGGCGGGCAAGTTCCGCGATGAGATCGTGCCGCTGGATGTCGAGGTGACAGATCTGAGCCAGGGCGGGCAGCCGCGCACCAGGAGCTTCACCTTCGAGGTGGATGAGGGCGTGCGGCGCGACACCTCGCGCGAGGCGCTTGCCAAGCTCAAGCCCGTCTTCTCGGTCAAGGGCACGATCACCGCAGGCAACGCCTCGCAGACCAGCGACGGCGCGGCGGCGGTGGTGGTGATGAGCCGCGAGCGAGCGGACGAGCTGGGCCTCAAGCCGCTGGCCCGCTTCGTGAGCTTCGCGGTCGGCGGCGTGCCCCCGGAGGTGATGGGCATCGGCCCGGTGGTGGCGATCCCCAAGGCGCTCAAGCTGGCGGGCCTGTCGGTGGAAGACATCGACCTGATCGAGCTGAACGAGGCGTTCGCCGCCCAGGCGCTCGCGGTGGTCAAGCAGCTTGAGATCGATCTGGACAAGGTCAACGTCAACGGCGGCGCGATTGCGCTGGGCCATCCGCTCGGCTGCACGGGCGCGAAGCTGACGGTGACGCTGCTCAACGAGATGCGGCGGCGCAACGCGCGCTACGGCATGGTGACGATGTGTATCGGCGGCGGGATGGGCGCTGCCGGGATCTTCGAGAACCTGACATAGGATCGAGCAGGCCCTCACCCCGGCCCTCTCCCATCGCTATGGAAGAGGGGTGGCGCGCAAGCGCCGGGGTGAGGGCCTCGCGTAGCTACCGCACCTTGCTTGCGAGGTAGTCGATCATGTCGATCTTGGTGATGATCCCGATCGGCTGGTCCTCGTCGTCCACCACGACGGCGACGGCTCCCTTGGTAGCGATCTCGCTGAGTGTGTCCAGCGTCGTGTCGGGCCGCACCGTGACCACGTCGCTGCTGATGATGTCGCAGATCGGGTGGTCGATCTCGCCGCCGCTGTTGAGCAGGTAGTTCAGCAGATCGACTTCGCTGATCAGGCCGGAGAGCTTGCCCTGATCGTCCACGATCGGCATTTGCGAGATGCTGTCGCGCTTCATCTGCCCGATCACCGCGCCGACTGTATCGTTGGAGTTGGCGGTGACGAGCGCGCGGCTGCGCGTCTCCAGCAGCTCGCTGACGGTGCCGCTCTCCAGGAAGCCATTTTCGCGCATCCAGTCGTCGGAGAAGATCTTGGACAGATAGCGCGAGCCGGAGTCGGGCAGCAGCACCACGACGGTCTTATCCTCGCCCAGATCGTTGGCACGAATCCAGCGCAGCGCGCCCGCAACGACCATGCCGGATGAGCCGCCGCAGAACAGCCCTTCCTCGCGCACGAGCCGCCGCGTCATCAGGAACGACTCTTTATCGCCGACCTGCACTACGTCGTCGACGACGCTAAAATCCATGGTGGTCGGCAGGAAGTCCTCGCCCACGCCCTCGACTTTGTAGGAGTGTGCCTGACCAAGCTGCCGCGTGCGAAAATACTCGGTGTAGAGCGAGCCAATCGGGTCCACGCCCACGGTGATCACGCCCGGATGTTGCTCTTTCAGGTAGCGCGCCGCGCCGCTGATCGTGCCGCCGGTGCCCATGCCCGCCACGAACACATCGAGCGTGCCGTTGGTCTGCCGCCACAGCTCAGGGCCGGTGGTGGCGTAATGTGCTTCGGGATTGGCCTGGTTCCAGTACTGGCCCGCGAGGATCGCGTTGGGCGTTTCCTCGGCGATGCGCTTGGAGACGGAGTAGTACGAGCGCGGATCGTCCGGCTCCACTGCGGTGGGAGTGATCACCACGCGCGCGCCGAACGCGCGAAGCTGGCGGATCTTCTCGTCGCTCATTTTGTCGGGCATGACGAAAACGGTCTTATAGCCTTTGATCGCCGCCGCAATCGCCAGGCCCACGCCGGTATTGCCGCTGGTGCCCTCGACGATCGTGCCGCCTGGCCGGATCAGACCCCGGCGCTCGGCGTCCTCCAGCATGGCGATCCCGATGCGATCTTTGACCGAGCCGCCCGGATTCATAAATTCGCATTTGACCAGCACGTTGGCCTTGATGCCCTGTGCGACTTTGTTAAGCCGAACCAGCGGTGTGTTGCCGATGGCGTCTAATATATTGTTCTTAATGTCAAGTTCGACGGACATGCTTGGATCGGATATAGACATAAAGAAAAAACCTCCTCGTTGAGATTATACTGCCTAATGCAGAATCAAGGCCGCTGTTCGGAAAACAGCATATGCGATTTTGTATCAGCAGAGGGAATGTGTGGGGCCATCCCCACATCCCCGGCCTGTCGGCGCACTAATGGTAGCATATTCGGCCCGATCTTGGCGATTCAATCCCGCAGACACGGCAAGAGGGCGCTCGCTGGAACGCCCTCCTGAAGCTGGTATGTGGCGATTCGCTCAGCCCCGCACATCCACCCGCACGCTGTGATAGCCTGTCGCGCCGTCAGGATGCGGATCGGCGATGCCCTCGGTTTGCAGCTCGCCCGCGCCGTCCATCGCGCGCACCGTAACCATATGCCGTCCGGGGGTTGCGGGCCAGTCCCAGCGCCAGCGCCGCCACTGGATCGGGCTTTCGGCGGGCTCAAGCGTCGCCGCGCTCCACTCGCCCTCGTCGATGCGCACCTCCACGCGCTGAATGCCGCGACTACCGGCAAAGGCGATTCCGCCCAGCGGCACGACGCCGTTCTCCAGGCTGATCCCGCCCGCCGTATCGACGACGCTGGTGGTCTGGACGACCGCCGGATTGCTCCAGCCGCGCTCCTGCCAGTAGCCCTGGAAATCGAAGGTGACGACCTCGATGCGCTGGAGCCATTTGACGTTCTTCATGCCGTAGATGTTGGGCACGATCAGGCGCGCGGGATAGCCGTGCGGCACCGTTAGGGGCTGGCTGTCGATGCCCAGCACGACTAGCGTGGTCGGCTTGAGCGCATCGGCCAGGTCGATCGAATCGACGTAGCCGTCAGCGCCGTAGAGCGCCACGCGCCTGGACTCCGCGCGCAATCCCGCCTGCTGAAGCAGATCGGCCAGCCGGGTGCCGTTCCAAGTGCAGTTGCCGATCAGGTTGCCGCCGACCTCGTTGGAGATGCATTCGAGCGTGCTGGTCTGATCGACGCGCGGCAGGCGCTGAAGCTGCTCCAGCGTCAGCTCTAGCGGGCGCTCGACGTTGCCTTCGATCCTGAGCGTGTATGTCTGCGGGTCGACCCGTGGGTCACGGGTGCGGCTGGAGACGTAGTACAGATCGCGCTGTGAGGTGATTCGTGATCGCACGTCCGCCGGTGCCTGGAAATTGCCCAGGCTGTCCGGGACTGGCGTTGGGTTGGGATTGGAGCCGGGCAGCAGCGCGACCTGATCCGGCGGGGTGTCGGGCGCTGCCGCGAATAGCTCTGCCAGCGCCGTGCTGCCGATCGCTAGCGTCACAACTGCCGCGCCCGATTTGACCAGGAACGCCCGCCGCTCGTGCTGTGCCTCAGGCGCGGATTCGTCGTGAATCTGCGGGCGGGCCAGACCTCGATAAAGATACGCCAGCAGCGCGCCCCAGCCAAACGCCGCGAAGAGCCGGATCAGGAACGGCACGGGCAGCAGCGGGCTGGTCTGCGTCGCCGATTGATTCGCCAAAGCCAGGCCAAGCAGCGCCAGAAAGAGCACCAGCGCGGCGCTATTGCTCGTGCCACCAATACGCTGCTCACCCCGGCGCTCCACCAGCCAGCCGACGATTCCGCCCAACACGCCGCCAAAGCCGATCACCAGGGCGATCGATACCAGCTTGATCGTGATTTTAGCGACCACGCCCAGCGCCTCGATGCCCTCGGTGGCGATCTGGCCCGGCGTCAGACGAATGATCAGGTCGGCCAGATCGTAGGGCACGAACGACAGCCAGCGAAAGGCGCTCAGCAGGTAGAGCAATCCGACGAGCAGGGTTGTCGCCAGCAGACCGGCGATCAGACCATTCCGGGGAGCAGCGCGCAGCATACCAGTTCCTTTATCGTGCCTTAGGTCCATGCGTTCCAGCATACACCGCAGATGTTACATCTATATTACGCCGCGCATACGCTTTTAGATCGATGGCCGGAGCGAAAGAACAAAGAACCAGGAGCTGGAAGCTCAGAACTCGAAACTTAAAAGTAATCGGCGGGATGGATGAACGGCGACGCGCCGCCAAACGCACGATCGAGCAGGGCTACCGCCGCGTCGTCGCCGTCGAGCCGCCCATACCACC from Herpetosiphonaceae bacterium includes:
- a CDS encoding molybdopterin-dependent oxidoreductase, encoding MLRAAPRNGLIAGLLATTLLVGLLYLLSAFRWLSFVPYDLADLIIRLTPGQIATEGIEALGVVAKITIKLVSIALVIGFGGVLGGIVGWLVERRGEQRIGGTSNSAALVLFLALLGLALANQSATQTSPLLPVPFLIRLFAAFGWGALLAYLYRGLARPQIHDESAPEAQHERRAFLVKSGAAVVTLAIGSTALAELFAAAPDTPPDQVALLPGSNPNPTPVPDSLGNFQAPADVRSRITSQRDLYYVSSRTRDPRVDPQTYTLRIEGNVERPLELTLEQLQRLPRVDQTSTLECISNEVGGNLIGNCTWNGTRLADLLQQAGLRAESRRVALYGADGYVDSIDLADALKPTTLVVLGIDSQPLTVPHGYPARLIVPNIYGMKNVKWLQRIEVVTFDFQGYWQERGWSNPAVVQTTSVVDTAGGISLENGVVPLGGIAFAGSRGIQRVEVRIDEGEWSAATLEPAESPIQWRRWRWDWPATPGRHMVTVRAMDGAGELQTEGIADPHPDGATGYHSVRVDVRG
- a CDS encoding acetyl-CoA C-acyltransferase; the encoded protein is MREAVIVSGARTAVGRSHRGSLRTVRPDDMAAAAIKAAVERASGLDPSLIDDVIIGCAMPESEQGMNVARIATLRAGLPNTVPAQTVNRFCSSGLQTVALAAQQIMSGMGDIIVAGGTESMSMVAMTGNSFAPNPALVEVHPEVYMGMGLTGENVARQYSISREEQDEFALRSHHNAGAAIEAGKFRDEIVPLDVEVTDLSQGGQPRTRSFTFEVDEGVRRDTSREALAKLKPVFSVKGTITAGNASQTSDGAAAVVVMSRERADELGLKPLARFVSFAVGGVPPEVMGIGPVVAIPKALKLAGLSVEDIDLIELNEAFAAQALAVVKQLEIDLDKVNVNGGAIALGHPLGCTGAKLTVTLLNEMRRRNARYGMVTMCIGGGMGAAGIFENLT
- a CDS encoding 3-hydroxyacyl-CoA dehydrogenase/enoyl-CoA hydratase family protein — protein: MSYTINRVVVIGAGTMGGGIAALVASTGIPVTLLDIPTKELSPEDAAKGLTLAVPDVRNRLVKSLWERQLKAKPAALFSPDAARLVTLGNLEDDFDAVRHADWIVEAIVEQLEPKRDLMARIDEARKPTAIVSSNTSGIPIAQIAEGRSDEFRSHFLGTHFFNPPRYLKLLELIPSPETRPEVVAFLREWGTRHLGKGIVIAKDRPNFIANRVGTYAGQVRMLYALEQGYSIEEVDTLSGPLIGNPKTATFRLADLVGLDVLAHVTSNLYQAIPDDESREMFRLPEVLSRLLEARALGNKTGAGFYKRVKGASGSEFHALNVRTGEYEPPQKPRFELVGQVRKIEDLGERLRVIFDLGAGDRAGDFIINTTLPTLAYAARRIPEIADRLLDIDNAMRWGFNAEVGPFEMWDALGVRKTVDLMRQKDIAVAPWVDEMLGKGFETFYQRQDNRVVGEYDPAKGQYVPIERPVAAILLKELHGTRHELKRNESASMLDLGDGVLCLEFHSKANSLDPQIAELGYTALKLLQRSEWSALVIGNQGQDFCVGANLGLFIGAIQGGQFGMIDAATKQLQDLLMAFRHAPKPVVTAPFRRVLGGGTEVSMASGRIVAAAETYMGLVEFGVGLIPAGGGCKELLRRNLAPHVASGADLLPYLQAIFETIGFAKVSESAAQARALGFLDEADPIVMNDDYLIGYARQVALDLSEIGYTPPASNDTPIYALGRRGKAALLMAVEQLRWGGFMSEHDALIAGKLAHVLCGGDLSAPQWVSEQYILDLEREAFLSLMGEPKTQQRIGHMLQTGKPLRN
- a CDS encoding cystathionine beta-synthase, yielding MSVELDIKNNILDAIGNTPLVRLNKVAQGIKANVLVKCEFMNPGGSVKDRIGIAMLEDAERRGLIRPGGTIVEGTSGNTGVGLAIAAAIKGYKTVFVMPDKMSDEKIRQLRAFGARVVITPTAVEPDDPRSYYSVSKRIAEETPNAILAGQYWNQANPEAHYATTGPELWRQTNGTLDVFVAGMGTGGTISGAARYLKEQHPGVITVGVDPIGSLYTEYFRTRQLGQAHSYKVEGVGEDFLPTTMDFSVVDDVVQVGDKESFLMTRRLVREEGLFCGGSSGMVVAGALRWIRANDLGEDKTVVVLLPDSGSRYLSKIFSDDWMRENGFLESGTVSELLETRSRALVTANSNDTVGAVIGQMKRDSISQMPIVDDQGKLSGLISEVDLLNYLLNSGGEIDHPICDIISSDVVTVRPDTTLDTLSEIATKGAVAVVVDDEDQPIGIITKIDMIDYLASKVR